TGTTGATAATAATAAAGACTATACCTATATACTTTATAAGGTCGCAAATATTAGCTTCACTGAGTTGCAATCTTGTGTCTGAATTCAATATACCCCATTCATGAGTATAAATATACGGCAAATGTCCTGCTTTTGTATTTCTCTTAAAGCtttacatatttttcattAGCTTTAAGAACAAACGTTAAATATAAATTCCAGTAAATTCCTTGAAACATCGTCAAAACAATTAACATAATGATGTGACGCTTAACCACCTcattatgtacatatttaacagttaaaaatgtttaacCTTAAAAGGAAAATTACACTTTCTGAACAATGGAAAACATCATTAAAGCGAAACTACACAAATCATGGCGGAAAAGCGAGGTCGAGTTGAAGGGTCGCCGGTTATTTGGCCAGTTCCCAGCGAAAGCCATAAATAACAGCTCACCGCCATTTGGCAGGgacaaaatgaaaattttcaattaagttaAAGGCCACTGTCGATAGCTAGCCAATGTCATTAGCAGGTGGAGGAGCCGGAGTTTTAGCCCGGGCAGCCAGGCTAAAGGacataaattaaaatcgaaGCCAGGGCAATTTAATGTCCATTCAATGGCAGTCCGTGGCAGGCAGGTGGCCATAAAATGACATAAAACGGCACATTTCGGTGTTTAAATAATGCTAGAAATTGCATTTAGAATCTATCTGCCTTTGGCAGATGGGGATTGGAGTATACTGACCGCCGCAACTAATTGACAATTCAAAATGTTTTGGGATGTCGAGTGGAGCTGGCGTGCCGGTCATAAAGTTAATAAGCAATTTGCATAACAAATTGTCTAAAACGCTGACAACATGTCGCATGGAATGAAATGGCCGAATGTGAATCCGAATGGGACCGGAGTGCAACTCTGGTGGGCTAATTTTGCAGGCtccacgttgcgtatacgcagtgtggcCCGTCGAGTGGGCATGCATTTAATTGTTTCCAACCGCACAATCCCCGTCCCAGTCCCAGttccagtcccagtcccagtccctcCGGTCATGGCTTTCGTGCACTTCGGATTTTTGCAAATGTGCATGAACGTAATTTATTCTCGGGCTGTTAATTAGCGCGACAACATTCCAGCGGCCGAGTCGGTCGGTTAATTAATCGACTAATGGAGTACCTTTTGGCCTGATCTTTGGATGGCTCAAAGCCATTATCGGGGATTTATATCTTTTCAATTTACGCCTTCTAGCCGAGTTAGCCGAGTGATTATGACACGATGACGAGCTTATTAGGTTTAACGAAATGAACTACAGTTGGTTATCCATAACATATTTCAAAGTTTCTTCAAGTTAATCAATAGAAACTATATGTTAATGCCTTTCATCAGAAATCTCAGAGAATTTAACTTCTTTGTGGCATATAAAGTGACAAAGCAGTATCCAAATAGGAAACACCAGAAGTCGGCATAGTGATGATCATAAGTAAGCTTAGCGACTCTAATACCATTTATCTCAATAGCTTGGAACTTCCCTTCCCAATTTGCTCGCTGTGCCTTCCGGGGCTGCAGCCTTAGTTTCAGTTTCCCGGTTCCACATGCGGCTCTTCCGGTACAGGGTATCTGAATAACACGATTATGGGTGCGTTTAGTGGACCTTCCACGGCAATTAGCCCGTGTCAATTGTTCATGCCGCCGAGTGTGGCGCGTGCGTGGGGCATTAGTGGATGCTTTTTTCTCCCACATCGGAATGACCTGTATGCATAACGCTCAGATATGCACATACGTgcatatatatgcatgtatgtgGCAGGCAACTAGCTAACTGCCATTTGCAGCTGTTTCTATTTCCGTTCACTGGCCACAAAGCAGCAACGCTCCTCAGTCTGTCCGTTCCGTCCGTTTTGTCCGTTTCGTCCGCTCCATTTTCCCCTGGGCACTACATCATTTGTAATTTGATGGCTGGGCTGGGGGACGAGGAGGGGTCGGGACAAAGGGACAGACAGATGGCAAGGAACTGTGCCTcaaagtatgcaacacaaTTGCGGCCAGGGCCATTATaattgcacacacacaatgcAACACAATCGCTCAAACACGAACACAGCCCTTTCCATCTCTGCCCATCGAGATGCATTTGCTGTTAGCAGTTGCATTTTGCATTATGCTTTGCTATAATTAAATGATTATCaatttggcaaatatttgattGAGCCCTGCTTGCGCAAGGATAGCTAATCAAGCGTAAATGGATCTCAGCCAGCACAAGTAAATGACCAGAGCTCCAGTCAAAGGTATCAGGGCTTCTATTCGGTGAGGGAAAATGAATATCGTACCATTATGTACCATATCTGAAGGGTTTACATTATCATGGTTCCTCCCAACTGTTAGTTTGTATTATATTCTTctataatttaaatgaaatttgatTATTTGATAAGAAGTGGATAGTTATGTGATTAAAATATTTGACTAGCAATGGAAAGGATAATTTATAAAGCTGCAAACTCTAGTGATTGCTTATCTAATCCCCCTTGGAGTTTCtacaaaattcaaaataacCTAGATTTATGAGTGCGAATAAAAAATAGCCTTTCGCTGAGTTCCGATAAGGTTGCCATATAAAGAGGTTGGTTGTGCCGTCGCTGGCCAGTTGTTCTTTGACCAACATGAAGCTCTTTGTTTTCCTAGCCTGTCTGGCTGTCGCCTCTGCCGGAGTGGTGCCCTCCGAGTCCGCCAAGGCTGTCCCAGTGAAGGACATGCCCCGCGCCGGCAAGATCGAGGGTCGCATTACCAATGGATACCCGGCCTACGAGGGCAAGATTCCCTACATTGTGGGACTGAGCTTCAACGATGGCGGCTACTGGTGCGGCGGTTCCATCATCGACCACACCTGGGTCCTGACCGCAGCCCACTGCACGAACAACGCCAACCATGTGCTCATCTACTTCGGAGCCAGCTTCCGGCACGAGGCCCAGTACACCCACTGGGTGAGCCGCAGCGACATGATCCAGCATCCCGACTGGAACGACTTCCTGAACAACGACATCGCCCTGATCCGCATCCCCCACGTGGACTTCTGGCACTTGGTCAACAAGGTGGAGCTGCCCAGCTACAACGATCGCTACAACAGCTTCTCCGGCTGGTGGGCAGTGGCCTCTGGATGGGGTCTGACcgacaacaacagcggcatgTCCAACTACCTGAACAGCGTCGATGTCCAGATCATGGACAACAACGACTGCCGCAACTACTACGGAGGCAACTACGTCATCGACAACACCATCTGCATCAACACCGACGGCGGCAAGTCCTCCTGCAGCGGTGACTCCGGCGGTCCCTTGGTCCTGCACGATACCAACCGCATCGTGGGCATCGTATCCTTCGGCAGCGGAGAGGGCTGTACCGCCGGCCGCCCCGCCGGATTCACTCGTGTCACCGGATACCTGGACTGGATCCGCGACCACACCGGCATTGTCTACTAAGAACTGTGATTTGATAAAGCAATcatataaaaaactatttaatttcttttgtttgcatATACTTAAGGTGTTGTCTAAGTGGTCTTGTTAAATTGAGTGGGAAGTTAAATAAGTGGGTTGCGAACACAGAACAGGAAGCAAAAGGTGTAAAGTCAGTTCTTGATAAGCACCCCAGGCCCTCAGCGATAAGTTGGCTTTTGAATACTGAAAGTAAAGTTAGTATATATGACCATTATTAATGTGGCCATTATTTATTGGCTCTGATTTATTAGGTattcaaaaacatttaaaaacataGCCTCATGTCGGACCCTACTACCAATATCTTATCTACACAAAGTTGATAAAGtctaaaatttgtatttactATTAAGATTCAAAAATTGCTGGTATTTTGAAGTCAGATCTTTGAAAGCCGATTTTGTGTTCAGATATTTGATAGAACTTTTAAAGGTACCTGAATTGGATTCTTATATTGGTATattaaaatagttttggtTCTTAAGTAATATGCACTGAATATTACCAAAGATAGGTAGGCCGCAGAAACTGCATCAATTTCCCGGCAAAATGCAGTAGTTACTtttgaaaacaacaaaatcaatACAAAACGCGAGGGCCGTAAAAGTGCCTAATAAATTACGAGAACgtaaaacaaagcaaaaactGTTTAAACAATTTACTTGAGAAATGAGTTTGTGGACCGGCTCCTGGCTGGGGAATCGAGTGCCACGATGTGGAGAGGAGGATGGAGCTCCAGGCGGAACAGCAGGCAGCCCGAAAATCAATTCGCTACATCGCCGTTTGCTCGGCCCAGCGTGTAatttctcaatttttggcgATTCAATGCGTTGTTTCTCATTTCCCCCATTCCGTGAGGCGCTTCCTGGTTAATTTGGTTCCATAGCCGCGATGGTGAAGTGAAGCACGGCGTATGGGGGTGTCAAATGGGGGATAGTCCACATAGCCATCTGCCATGGCTCCACTATTTATAAGCTGCCGGCATGAAGACGCTGTGCTCCTTGGCTCGAATATCCCAGTGCCGCTCCTTTGTTCAAGGATTGCAATAAATCCACTGACTTGGATGTACCTCCGAGCTAAGTGCCTGGATGGAAAACTATCCCGGCGTTTAAGTTCAAGCTGGCACGGATAAATGGCGGATATAGAAGACCGACGATGGCAGATAATGTTTGTAAATGATAAGAGCTTTAAAGAGTTTCTCAGGCAGAGGGTTATTGCCCTTATCGCAGTAACAATCCAATATTTAAGTAAAGAGAACTTGGTAAAAGTAATCAATCATGGTAGTATCATCCAATACAAAATccaaaattaaattgtatttattatgAGATGGGAATAACACTCGTTTGGCGACCAGCAAAtccttatttttattgaatgAAACCAGATATTGTGGTAATGTTGAGTCACTCGACTATCTGATACCTGTTTCTTAGAGAAAGATAGTGCGGTAGAAATGAAAACGTGCgattaaattaaatctttGACATGTATTTTCTAAATGAAGAATATTAGTTACCTAGAAAAAAACTACCATGTCACAACAGAATTTTGTAATGTCTTCTATATATCGATGAAAACCGGCAATACGAGTaataaaatctaaaaatattaaaagaatttgtaaatttttgaCGACTATTCTGGGATTATAAAGAAGGGAGTGATCTCGTTCACCACAAAGTATCCatgtttaaatatacatatgccGACCGCTGACTTACACATATcgagttttgttttatttggtAAAAAAACCACgtttgcttcttatttttcatttgcatcgTTTAGTTTGAGCTTATTGCGCCTGCAGCACGATTCCAAGTCCTCTGATCTTCTCGTCAATCCAGCCGCGCAGATGGGGCACGTTGACGTACACGGCCGGAATGTCTTCCACGGCGCATTCGACGCCCCAGGACACGATGCCCACTAGCTGGTACCGATCCATTTCGCCAGGCATTTGGCAGAAGAGCGGTGAGCCGCCGTCGCCCTTGCAGGTGTCCTTGCCAGGATCTCCGCCGGCGCAGATGAAACTCGGTCGCAGCCGGAAGCGAGCCTCTAGCCGTGTGTTCCGAAGCTTCGCCTGACACTCTTCCCGCTCCACCAGTGGCAGGTTGATCCGCTTGAGCACATGCTCCAGCTTGTCGCTGCCCGCCTCCTTGGTGCCCCAACCAGTGGCGTAACAGGTGGACGAGAGCAGCTGGTTGGTCAACTCCGGAGATTCTGGAGGCGGCAAGCACAGCGGCTGGATGTGAGGAGCCAGTCGGATGGGTTCGTCGAGGAGCAATAGTGCTATGTCGTTGTACAACGAGTTCGGATCGAATTCGGAGTGCATGATGATCTCCTTAATACGGCTGCCTTGGTGCGGATACGGCTCGTTCAGGCTGTTCAGATCCCAGTCGCCAGCTCTGGCCACCAAGGTGTCCACCGTCTCGTTGACCAGATTGTGCGAAGTGGTGACTACCAACTGCGGATGGATGAGAGTGCCGCCGCACAGAAACTCTTGGCGGCCAGTGAAGATGCCCACCATCCAAGGAAACTCTCCGAATATGGATACGTCCTCCGAGTAGGGGAACTTGTCGTTGTCGGGGATCAGACCCTTTGGATTGCTATAGCCGCAGTTCTTGTACTTGAAGTTCGCCTGCTTCACCAAGTACGGACTTTCGTTATCATCCACCTGGAAAAGTTTTAATGAGTTGGTATGGATACTTGTATCAATGCTCTTGGGCTGACCTTTTGATCCACGGCGCAACAGCGGTACAAGGACTTGCTGCACTGAATCGGGCTGATCCTCGGATTGATCAGGCTGATCCCCGAGTCGTTGATGATATTGTCGCGGCACAGCTTCCTGGGCACACACTCCATGTTCTGACCGCAGCTCTCGTTCGGCGGCGGTTCCAGAACACTGGACACCTTGTTTCGAATCGTTGAGGGCACGGTTGTGGTCCTCTCAGCCAGCCATCTGTCATAGCTGTCCAGCTGGGCCTTCTCGCAGCAGACCCTTTGGGTGCCGCAGATGCGGGAGCTGCGTGGCCTAATTCCCCTGCGACCGGAATCATCCGAGTCTTCGCAACGCTTCACAGTGGTGCACCGTTCGTCCGAGAGGCACATCGCCGAAATCGTGTCCTGGCCCTTCGCTAAGGCACAAAGGGACACCAGGAGGAAGACCGCTGAGATCAGCCAGCTCATCTTCGTAGGTGGGAAACTGGCGGAGCAAGAAGATGTGAGAGAACACTAGAGATAAGTGAAGCCTTAATCTCAAATGATGCACAATTGGGGTTATCGACATCGTTGGAATGAATACTTGTGCACTCGtgattaaattttaaaaacaaatcaatCTTAAGAGCATAGACCTTGTACAATACActtcttttatatttaaaagatTTATCACTGAAAAAAACCATTTATTGGAATAGTTAATagatataattatttaattaatatagtTTTCACAAACACTTCACATCAATATCTTTAAACGGAACTGCAATAAATTCTATTAAATATGTGTATGTCAGTGCATTTGACTACATTTTATTGTAATGGTTTTATTATCAATGGTTGCCCTCGTCGATATATAGTATACGTTACAACTAAAGTATGCGGATATGTAGGCGTATATACTGGCCATATATACCTATGTGCTAGTGCAGTTGAAAGCAAAGACAACACCGATTGAAAACAATCTCGTAGCTACAGACTCGCGATGTCGACTGATCAAGTAGAGTTGAAATCGAAGCATTTATAGAACCTGCTCGGAAGATTCTGGGAATCTCAGTTCGAAAGAGCACGTAAGAGAGAAAGGCTTATAAAGAAGCGAAGTGGGGTGGGTTTTCCCATCTATACCTAGTCCCACAGCTGTAGTAGTGCACCAGGATAACAGATCCACCTCCTTCTTGATCCTGTgatattttgtattattttatgcAAACAGCTATTTTTTCCCCCTCATATATTCATTTACATATAGAATTTATTAAACATATGAGATATACATAAGCTAATTACTCAAcatattcatatttaaatGTAAAGACATCACCGATGCCAACCCTGTAGCATATGTTTCACAAAGACGACTGATCGCCTATAGTTCAGCTCAAGATATATATAGTTAGAACCGGCTTTCCGGATTCTGAGAAGTAAAGTGCTGCCGATCGGAAGAGAATTGAATTTGTTGAGCGAAGTCGTTGGGGAGCAATTAGTAGATTTTACTAATCTCCGGAGATTCAGAGGCTCTCTCCCATAATATCGCCGATCGCTGCGAGGGCAGAGTCAGTCGAAAACGCGTCGCGGCTCTTGAAAGTAAT
This genomic interval from Drosophila mauritiana strain mau12 chromosome 2R, ASM438214v1, whole genome shotgun sequence contains the following:
- the LOC117136892 gene encoding phenoloxidase-activating factor 2; its protein translation is MSWLISAVFLLVSLCALAKGQDTISAMCLSDERCTTVKRCEDSDDSGRRGIRPRSSRICGTQRVCCEKAQLDSYDRWLAERTTTVPSTIRNKVSSVLEPPPNESCGQNMECVPRKLCRDNIINDSGISLINPRISPIQCSKSLYRCCAVDQKVDDNESPYLVKQANFKYKNCGYSNPKGLIPDNDKFPYSEDVSIFGEFPWMVGIFTGRQEFLCGGTLIHPQLVVTTSHNLVNETVDTLVARAGDWDLNSLNEPYPHQGSRIKEIIMHSEFDPNSLYNDIALLLLDEPIRLAPHIQPLCLPPPESPELTNQLLSSTCYATGWGTKEAGSDKLEHVLKRINLPLVEREECQAKLRNTRLEARFRLRPSFICAGGDPGKDTCKGDGGSPLFCQMPGEMDRYQLVGIVSWGVECAVEDIPAVYVNVPHLRGWIDEKIRGLGIVLQAQ
- the LOC117136894 gene encoding serine protease 1 isoform X2, which gives rise to MKLFVFLACLAVASAGVVPSESAKAVPVKDMPRAGKIEGRITNGYPAYEGKIPYIVGLSFNDGGYWCGGSIIDHTWVLTAAHCTNNANHVLIYFGASFRHEAQYTHWVSRSDMIQHPDWNDFLNNDIALIRIPHVDFWHLVNKVELPSYNDRYNSFSGWWAVASGWGLTDNNSGMSNYLNSVDVQIMDNNDCRNYYGGNYVIDNTICINTDGGKSSCSGDSGGPLVLHDTNRIVGIVSFGSGEGCTAGRPAGFTRVTGYLDWIRDHTGIVY
- the LOC117136894 gene encoding serine protease 1 isoform X1, yielding MPRAGKIEGRITNGYPAYEGKIPYIVGLSFNDGGYWCGGSIIDHTWVLTAAHCTNNANHVLIYFGASFRHEAQYTHWVSRSDMIQHPDWNDFLNNDIALIRIPHVDFWHLVNKVELPSYNDRYNSFSGWWAVASGWGLTDNNSGMSNYLNSVDVQIMDNNDCRNYYGGNYVIDNTICINTDGGKSSCSGDSGGPLVLHDTNRIVGIVSFGSGEGCTAGRPAGFTRVTGYLDWIRDHTGIVY